The Mercurialis annua linkage group LG2, ddMerAnnu1.2, whole genome shotgun sequence genome contains a region encoding:
- the LOC126667735 gene encoding probable inorganic phosphate transporter 1-3, translated as MAREQLGVLTALDVAKTQLYHFTAIVIAGMGFFTDAYDLFCISLVTKLLGRIYYTDYTKEKPGSLPPNVAAAVNGVALCGTLAGQLFFGWLGDKMGRKKVYGLTLILMVVCSLASGLSFSDKPDAVIATLCFFRFWLGFGIGGDYPLSATIMSEYANKKTRGAFIAAVFAMQGFGILGGGIVALIVSTAFDHRFPAPSYAVDRHLSLIPQADYIWRIILMFGAIPAAVTFYWRMKMPETARYTALVAKNAKQAAADMSKVLNCDLEAEEEKVNKMVTEPANSFGLFTKEFAKRHGFHLVGTTTTWFLLDIAFYSQNLFQKDIFSAINWIPKAQEMNAVHEVFMISRAQTLIALCSTVPGYWFTVFLIDYMGRFVIQLMGFFFMTVFMFALAIPYHHWTLKPNRIGFVIIYSLTFFFANFGPNATTFVVPAEIFPARLRSTCHGISAAAGKAGAIIGAFGFLYAAQSQDPNKTDAGYPPGIGVKNSLIALGVINFLGMVFTLLVPESKGKSLEELTGENDENGEEMKNTAAAAADSARTVPV; from the coding sequence ATGGCTAGAGAACAGCTCGGAGTGCTCACGGCACTGGATGTCGCAAAGACTCAGTTGTACCATTTCACGGCAATCGTAATTGCCGGAATGGGCTTTTTCACCGACGCATATGATCTTTTCTGCATATCTTTAGTGACCAAATTGCTTGGTCGCATATATTACACTGACTACACTAAGGAAAAACCAGGCAGCTTACCTCCGAATGTAGCAGCCGCCGTCAACGGCGTGGCACTGTGCGGTACTTTAGCAGGGCAACTATTCTTCGGTTGGCTCGGTGACAAAATGGGTCGGAAGAAAGTGTACGGACTCACTCTAATTCTCATGGTGGTTTGCTCACTTGCTTCGGGACTTTCTTTCAGCGATAAACCGGACGCTGTCATCGCTACGCTTTGTTTCTTCCGGTTCTGGCTGGGATTTGGTATCGGCGGTGATTATCCTCTATCTGCAACTATCATGTCTGAATATGCCAACAAGAAAACCCGCGGAGCTTTTATTGCCGCAGTTTTTGCCATGCAAGGATTCGGTATTTTGGGCGGCGGAATTGTTGCTCTTATCGTTTCAACGGCGTTTGATCACCGATTCCCTGCACCTTCATATGCAGTTGATAGACACTTATCACTTATCCCTCAAGCTGACTATATTTGGCGCATCATCTTGATGTTCGGTGCAATTCCTGCTGCTGTAACTTTCTACTGGCGGATGAAGATGCCGGAAACTGCTCGTTACACCGCCTTAGTCGCCAAGAACGCGAAACAAGCCGCGGCTGATATGTCTAAGGTGCTAAATTGTGATCTTGAAGCAGAGGAagaaaaagttaataaaatggTTACGGAGCCAGCCAATTCATTCGGTTTGTTTACTAAAGAATTCGCCAAACGCCATGGTTTTCACTTGGTGGGAACTACAACTACTTGGTTCTTACTGGATATTGCATTTTACAGCCAAAATCTATTTCAGAAAGATATTTTCTCAGCAATCAACTGGATTCCTAAGGCTCAAGAAATGAACGCTGTTCATGAGGTTTTCATGATTTCTAGGGCTCAGACACTTATTGCTCTCTGCAGTACCGTACCTGGATACTGGTTTACAGTGTTCTTGATTGATTACATGGGAAGATTCGTAATTCAATTGATGGGTTTCTTCTTCATGACGGTCTTCATGTTCGCGCTCGCTATACCTTACCATCATTGGACTTTAAAGCCCAACAGAATTGGTTTTGTTATCATCTACTCACTGACATTTTTCTTTGCCAATTTCGGACCTAATGCGACTACATTCGTTGTGCCAGCGGAAATTTTTCCGGCTAGGTTACGATCAACTTGTCACGGTATATCTGCAGCAGCAGGAAAAGCCGGCGCTATAATTGGTGCATTTGGATTCTTATATGCAGCACAAAGCCAAGACCCGAACAAGACTGACGCAGGTTATCCTCCGGGCATTGGTGTCAAGAATTCTTTGATTGCACTCGGCGTTATTAACTTCCTCGGCATGGTGTTTACTCTATTGGTGCCGGAGTCAAAGGGTAAATCGCTCGAAGAGTTGACCGGTGAGAATGacgaaaatggagaagaaatgAAGAAtactgctgctgctgctgctgattCTGCTAGGACTGTTCCTGTGTGA